One window of Triticum dicoccoides isolate Atlit2015 ecotype Zavitan chromosome 5A, WEW_v2.0, whole genome shotgun sequence genomic DNA carries:
- the LOC119301895 gene encoding E3 ubiquitin-protein ligase ATL6-like — protein MGPARCADGRRWLLLLIVLAVADFGAAQQNQNPPPPGGQYYTNFSPSMAIVIVVLIAAFFFLGFFSVYIRHCYGDSPYSATTLPLGAGAAARSRRQQRGLDPAVLETFPTMAYADVKEHKAVKGALECAVCISEFDDDETLRLLPKCSHVFHPDCIDTWLASHVTCPVCRANLVPDADDADAPAAGDQPAELSGVHPAPQPQELPAPEAEAAHAVVIDVEESEDERIIREETDELTRIGSLKRALRSKSSRGPARFPRSHSTGHSLATRASTGTGAGAERFTLRLPESVLREVVAAGKLRRTKSLVAFTAGRQGSMRRALRLGGGGGDGSSRGGRSVRLGQSGRWPSFLSRTFSAAWGSRSTRRAESDGSSKGGKPAGAGGKSVECNDQACAAGQRV, from the coding sequence ATGGGGCCGGCACGCTGCGCCGATGGCCGCCGATGGCTCCTCCTCCTGATCGTGCTCGCCGTGGCAGACTTCGGGGCGGCGCAGCAGAACCAGAACCCGCCGCCGCCGGGCGGGCAGTACTACACCAACTTCAGCCCGTCCATGGCGATCgtcatcgtcgtcctcatcgccgccttcttcttcctcggcttcTTCTCCGTCTACATCCGCCACTGCTACGGCGACAGCCCCTACTCGGCCACCACGCTCCCGCTCGGCGCCGGCGCGGCGGCGCGCTCGCGGCGGCAGCAGCGCGGGCTCGACCCGGCCGTCCTCGAGACCTTCCCCACCATGGCCTACGCCGACGTCAAGGAGCACAAGGCCGTCAAGGGCGCGCTCGAGTGCGCCGTCTGCATCAGCGAGTTCGACGACGACGAGACGCTCCGCCTCCTGCCCAAGTGCTCCCACGTCTTCCACCCGGACTGCATCGACACCTGGCTCGCGTCCCACGTCACCTGCCCGGTCTGCCGCGCCAACCTCGTCCCcgacgccgacgacgccgacgCCCCGGCCGCCGGCGATCAGCCGGCCGAGCTGTCGGGCGTCCATCCCGCCCCGCAGCCGCAGGAATTGCCGGCGCCTGAGGCGGAGGCGGCGCATGCCGTCGTCATCGACGTGGAGGAGAGCGAGGACGAGCGGATCATACGGGAGGAGACCGACGAGCTGACGCGCATCGGCAGCCTGAAGCGCGCGCTGCGGTCCAAGTCCAGCCGCGGGCCCGCGCGCTTCCCGCGCTCGCACTCCACAGGCCATTCGCTCGCCACGCGAGCCAGCACCggcaccggcgccggcgccgagAGGTTCACGCTGCGGCTGCCGGAGAGCGTGCTCCGGGAGGTGGTCGCGGCCGGCAAGCTCCGGCGGACGAAGAGCCTCGTCGCGTTCACGGCCGGCCGCCAGGGCAGCATGCGCCGCGCCCTCcggctaggcggcggcggcggcgacgggagcagCCGCGGCGGGAGGAGCGTGCGGCTGGGCCAGTCCGGGCGGTGGCCATCGTTCCTGTCGCGGACCTTCTCGGCGGCGTGGGGGTCGAGGTCGACACGGAGGGCCGAGTCGGACGGGTCGAGCAAGGGCGGGAAGCCGGCCGGCGCCGGCGGCAAGTCAGTGGAGTGCAACGACCAGGCGTGCGCGGCTGGGCAACGTGTTTAG